From Cydia fagiglandana chromosome 6, ilCydFagi1.1, whole genome shotgun sequence, the proteins below share one genomic window:
- the LOC134665091 gene encoding DNA primase small subunit — protein sequence MVGQNDENMLSDMLPVYYTRLFPQNVFCRWLTCGSSPQPLSHRELSFTLADDVYLRYLSISNQKEFQTLLQKKCPYKLDIGAVYNTKPSIGRHDAVVLARELVFDIDLTDYDEVRTCCQEANVCEKCWKFMIIACEILDKALRDDFGFQSILWVFSGRRGIHCWVSDYEARTLDSPGRAAVADYLCLIMGGDNQFKKVNLGSDNLHSSIRRAMTVIDRYFEDVVKDQEFFVTPERLQNFLKMIPDETFRTQVQTNLEKSKAPSLEKWNTFAKLYETYCRENGSAGRKLKYLLEEIKIQYCYPRLDVNVTKGFNHLLKSPFSIHPKTGKVSVVFNPSTVRSFKLDEVPTINTLLDDGSANHAQQSANMRTAVKTFQEVVFSLEKSEAIRRRNEPNTMEF from the exons ATG GTTGGACAAAATGATGAAAACATGTTATCAGACATGTTGCCCGTCTACTACACAAGGCTCTTTCCTCAAAATGTGTTCTGTCGGTGGTTGACTTGCGGCAGTAGTCCACAGCCGCTGTCTCACAGAGAATTATCTTTTACATTAGCTGATGACGTCTATTTGCGGTATTTGTCTATAAGCAATCAGAAAGAATTTCAGACATTGCTCCAAAAGAAGTGCCCTTATAAATTGGATATTGGTGCTGTGTACAACACAAA ACCGTCCATTGGCCGCCATGATGCAGTGGTTCTGGCCAGGGAGCTGGTATTTGACATTGACTTGACAGACTATGATGAAGTGAGAACATGCTGTCAAGAAGCTAATGTCTGTGAGAAGTGCTGGAAGTTCATGATTATTGCTTGTGAAATCTTGGATAAAGCGTTGCGAG ATGACTTCGGGTTCCAAAGCATACTCTGGGTGTTTTCCGGCAGAAGAGGTATCCattgctgggtatcagactatGAGGCCAGGACCCTGGACAGTCCAGGCAGAGCTGCCGTGGCTGACTACCTCTGCCTGATTATGGGAGGTGACAATCAGTTCAAAAAGGTCAATCTCGGAAGTGATAACTTGCATTCAAGCATCAG GAGAGCTATGACTGTAATTGACAGATATTTTGAAGATGTTGTCAAAGACCAGGAGTTTTTCGTAACACCAGAAAGACTACAGAATTTTTTGAAAATGATACCAGACGAAACATTTAGAACACAAGTTCAAACTAATTTGGAGAAGAGCAAAGCCCCATCTTTGGAGAAATGGAACACTTTTGCTAAACTTTATGAAACTTATTGCAGAGAA AATGGAAGTGCGGGCCGCAAACTGAAATATCTATTAGAAGAAATCAAAATACAATACTGCTACCCCAGATTAGATGTAAATGTCACCAAGGGGTTCAACCACTTGTTAAAGTCTCCCTTCAGTATACATCCAAAAACAGGGAAAGTGTCTGTTGTATTCAATCCAAGTACTGTGAGAAGTTTCAAATTGGATGAAGTTCCTACAATAAATACTTTACTTGACGACGGGTCTGCAAACCATGCGCAGCAATCGGCCAATATGCGAACGGCTGTCAAAACATTCCAAGAAGTTGTCTTTTCTTTGGAAAAGTCTGAAGCAATTAGGAGAAGAAATGAGCCTA aTACAATGGAATTCTAA
- the LOC134665074 gene encoding peflin isoform X1, producing the protein MAYNPNYGQQGYPNQPPGQQGYPNQPPGQLEVGHGPYPSMGPGGGISPQVQQWFRAVDKDQSGFITADELKAALVNAQGQTFSHTACSLMIGMFDKDRSGHINVEEFDKLYTYVNQWLAVFKTYDTDQSGHIDEQELSKALNQMGFRFTPDFINFLIKRSDPKEGKVSVDDFIVLCVQIQRFTEAFRVRDTQQNGTVTIGFEDFLTVALSCSI; encoded by the exons CCCAACTACGGCCAGCAGG GTTACCCCAACCAACCTCCCGGCCAGCAAGGTTACCCCAACCAGCCACCCGGGCAATTAGAAGTGGGTCACGGGCCGTATCCGTCCATGGGCCCCGGCGGCGGGATCTCGCCTCAAGTTCAGCAATGGTTCCGAGCGGTCGACAAGGACCAATCCGGGTTCATTACTGCCGACGAGCTTAAGGCCGCGTTGGTGAACGCGCAGGGGCAGACGTTCTCGCACACGGCTTGCAGCTTGATGATTG GGATGTTCGATAAAGATCGTTCCGGCCACATCAACGTGGAAGAATTCGACAAACTGTACACTTACGTTAACCAGTGGTTGGCAGTGTTCAAGACCTACGACACCGACCAGTCAGGCCATATTGACGAACAGGAGCTCTCTAAAG CTTTGAATCAAATGGGATTCCGCTTCACTCCGGACTTCATCAACTTTCTGATAAAACGTTCAGACCCGAAAGAAGGAAAAGTGTCAGTGGACGATTTCATCGTACTCTGTGTACAAATACAGCGATTCACGGAGGCCTTCCGCGTGCGCGACACTCAACAAAACGGAACAGTCACTATTGGATTCGAAGACTTCCTAACAGTTGCACTGAGCTGCTCGATTTAA